One genomic segment of Brevibacillus laterosporus LMG 15441 includes these proteins:
- a CDS encoding DUF3419 family protein, translating to MPSNIGNLAQKVTIDARPKLASEVDFSLIRYAQCWEDADILLEALDIQPGDNCLAIASSGDNALAMLSKSPERVVALDLSHAQLACLELRVAAYSALTHTELLELMGSIPSNRRNELYQKCRKQLTPLVKNYWDSQSTAIESGIGSIGKFEQYFSMFRDSILPLVHSRSRVEKLLQNRTPKDRRTFYQKEWNTLRWRLMFQFFFSRFVMGRLGRDTRFFRYVEGSVAARILQRAQYALTELDPMQNPYLQWILQGRHSHALPYALRPENFDAIRNNLHRIEWHCLSVEEYLQHVGQNAFDKYNLSDIFEYMSEDQYENLLKVLVQAGRKKGRLAYWNMLVPRSRPVSMEESLRPLTSLSQELFKQDKAFFYSAFVLEEII from the coding sequence GTGCCTAGTAATATTGGAAATCTCGCCCAGAAAGTAACGATAGATGCGCGCCCCAAGCTAGCTAGCGAAGTTGACTTTTCCTTAATCCGTTATGCCCAGTGCTGGGAGGATGCTGACATCCTCCTAGAGGCACTAGATATTCAGCCTGGAGATAACTGTTTAGCTATCGCCTCTTCTGGTGACAATGCACTAGCGATGCTAAGCAAGTCGCCAGAGCGTGTTGTTGCACTAGATTTGAGCCATGCACAGCTTGCCTGCTTGGAATTACGCGTGGCAGCCTATTCTGCTCTGACACATACTGAACTGTTAGAACTTATGGGCTCGATCCCAAGTAATCGGCGAAATGAACTATACCAAAAATGTCGCAAGCAGCTCACACCGCTAGTAAAAAACTATTGGGATTCTCAATCAACCGCTATAGAATCTGGGATTGGAAGCATTGGGAAATTTGAGCAGTATTTTTCAATGTTTCGCGATTCAATCTTACCTCTTGTCCATTCTCGCTCTCGCGTGGAAAAGCTTCTTCAGAACCGCACGCCAAAGGATCGCCGCACATTTTATCAAAAAGAGTGGAATACGTTACGCTGGAGATTGATGTTCCAGTTCTTTTTTTCCCGATTTGTCATGGGAAGGCTGGGGCGTGATACCCGTTTTTTCCGCTATGTAGAGGGCAGTGTGGCAGCAAGGATTTTACAAAGAGCCCAATATGCCCTAACTGAGCTTGATCCTATGCAAAATCCTTATCTCCAGTGGATTTTACAAGGACGACATAGTCATGCATTACCGTATGCATTAAGACCTGAAAATTTTGATGCTATACGAAACAACCTGCATCGAATTGAATGGCATTGCTTATCAGTTGAAGAGTATTTACAGCATGTGGGCCAAAACGCATTTGATAAGTACAATCTGAGTGACATTTTTGAATATATGTCCGAAGACCAATATGAAAATTTACTGAAGGTTTTGGTACAAGCGGGGAGGAAAAAAGGACGATTGGCTTACTGGAATATGCTGGTTCCCCGAAGTCGCCCTGTGAGCATGGAGGAGTCACTTCGTCCACTCACCAGCTTGAGTCAGGAACTTTTTAAGCAGGATAAGGCTTTCTTTTACAGTGCGTTTGTACTGGAGGAAATCATATGA
- a CDS encoding P1 family peptidase has protein sequence MSQPTRKKVRELGIVIGTLPTGRKNCITDVSGVKVGHVTIDRPLDDGTQDYACTGVTAILPHGGNLFLEKVTAASYVINGFGKTTGLVQINELGVLESPIMLTNTFSVPAVTQGTLQEMLAQNPEIGDTTGTINVVVGECNDGYLNAIRRCVIQPEDARAAIMNAMENQSEEGAVGAGKGMVCFGYKGGIGSSSRLVQIDGKEYSVGVLVLSNFGKKEEFQRDKYQQQFANVQRSSTAIEHTSDGSIMIVLATDAPVNERQLLRLAKRCAIGLGRTGSYYGHGSGDIVIAFSTAHKIPHHSDHFVEKRMQLREDHPVMNQLFTAASDATEEAILNSLSKARTTKGRNGRVVEEYVFT, from the coding sequence ATGAGTCAACCTACAAGAAAAAAAGTTCGTGAGCTAGGAATCGTGATTGGAACGTTGCCAACAGGAAGGAAAAATTGCATTACAGATGTTAGCGGTGTAAAAGTTGGTCATGTCACCATAGATCGACCGCTAGATGATGGCACGCAAGATTATGCATGTACCGGTGTTACCGCCATTTTGCCTCATGGGGGCAATTTGTTTTTGGAAAAAGTGACAGCAGCTAGTTATGTAATCAACGGATTTGGCAAAACAACAGGTCTTGTACAGATAAATGAATTAGGAGTGCTGGAGTCGCCAATCATGCTGACTAATACGTTTTCGGTGCCGGCTGTTACGCAAGGGACCTTACAGGAAATGCTAGCACAAAATCCTGAGATTGGTGATACGACAGGTACGATTAATGTGGTAGTTGGTGAATGTAATGATGGTTATCTCAATGCTATCCGTAGATGTGTTATTCAACCAGAAGACGCTAGAGCAGCGATTATGAATGCGATGGAGAATCAATCCGAAGAGGGAGCTGTCGGCGCTGGAAAAGGTATGGTTTGCTTTGGGTATAAAGGCGGGATAGGGAGCTCTTCTCGTCTCGTCCAGATAGATGGTAAGGAATATTCAGTTGGTGTACTTGTGCTAAGCAATTTTGGAAAAAAAGAAGAATTTCAAAGAGATAAATATCAACAACAATTCGCAAATGTTCAGCGTTCCTCCACTGCTATTGAACATACGTCGGATGGTTCAATCATGATTGTCCTTGCTACCGATGCCCCCGTCAATGAGCGACAATTGCTACGTTTGGCCAAGCGTTGTGCCATCGGACTTGGGAGAACAGGTAGCTATTATGGTCATGGTAGCGGAGATATTGTGATTGCTTTTTCAACCGCACATAAAATTCCACATCATAGTGATCATTTTGTGGAAAAACGAATGCAGCTACGTGAGGATCATCCTGTAATGAATCAATTGTTCACTGCTGCAAGTGATGCGACAGAGGAAGCAATTCTTAACTCATTATCTAAAGCCAGAACAACGAAGGGACGTAATGGAAGAGTTGTTGAGGAATACGTATTCACATAA
- a CDS encoding AMP-binding protein, which translates to MNIFEIVKPHIQNCPNAIAIQDMPDKETRQLTFADLDKRSAQVAGIFKKQGLVAGDTVLLFYPMSIELYITLVAIFRLGLIAMFLDPSAGKNHIERCCTLNPPKALIASPKAQLLRLLSPAIRKIPQKFVIGRRLPGAISLTSQTNATEYSQYHSCQHDTPALITFTSGSTGEPKATVRTHGFLIDQYEVLRRSLDMQAGAIDMTTLPIFALCNLGAGMRSIIPNGDLRRPGAIEPGPVISQLQKQHAQRIVASPAFFEQLLGYCEKHDIVLTELTYIFSGGGPVFPRLMSRLKRIAPNARIMAVYGSTEAEPIAEVDWNDIHTNDLTAIKSGKGLLVGTPVPEIQVRIVRHQWGKPIGSLSSAEFENICLTPEEAGEIVVTGPHVLSGYLHGRGDEETKFRVDGTVWHRTGDAGYFDQSGRLWLLGRVAARIKDERGVLYPFAVESVLSFDESIGRTALTQYRGRRVLIVERNSKSYMTAELAEMLEWANLDAIIYMDQIPVDKRHNAKVDYSLLNKALEQGKFEQQTISV; encoded by the coding sequence ATGAATATCTTTGAAATTGTCAAACCTCATATTCAAAATTGCCCCAATGCGATCGCGATACAGGATATGCCAGACAAAGAGACCCGTCAACTAACTTTTGCCGATCTGGACAAACGTTCTGCTCAAGTCGCAGGGATTTTCAAGAAACAAGGGTTAGTGGCAGGCGATACGGTTCTACTCTTTTATCCAATGTCGATTGAGTTGTATATCACCTTAGTAGCAATCTTCAGACTTGGATTGATTGCGATGTTTCTTGATCCATCTGCTGGTAAAAATCATATTGAACGATGCTGTACATTAAACCCACCTAAAGCGTTAATTGCAAGCCCAAAAGCCCAACTATTGAGGCTGTTATCCCCAGCTATTCGAAAAATTCCGCAAAAATTTGTGATTGGGAGGAGATTGCCTGGAGCCATTTCTTTAACTTCACAAACCAATGCAACAGAGTACAGTCAATACCACTCATGTCAACATGACACGCCGGCGCTCATCACCTTTACCAGCGGTAGCACTGGGGAGCCAAAGGCGACCGTGCGGACTCATGGATTTTTAATTGATCAATACGAGGTGCTCCGGCGCAGTCTTGACATGCAAGCTGGAGCAATCGATATGACAACACTACCTATTTTTGCTCTGTGCAATCTTGGGGCTGGGATGAGGAGCATTATTCCCAATGGTGACCTGCGCCGGCCAGGAGCGATTGAACCGGGTCCCGTCATTTCTCAGCTCCAAAAACAACATGCTCAGAGAATCGTAGCTTCACCAGCGTTTTTTGAACAACTGTTGGGATACTGTGAAAAACATGACATCGTTCTAACTGAGCTTACATATATCTTCAGTGGCGGTGGACCAGTATTCCCACGACTCATGTCCAGATTAAAACGGATTGCTCCAAACGCTCGCATAATGGCCGTATATGGGTCCACCGAGGCTGAGCCAATTGCAGAAGTAGATTGGAACGATATCCATACAAATGATCTTACCGCAATCAAGTCAGGAAAAGGTCTTTTAGTAGGAACCCCTGTTCCGGAGATTCAGGTACGGATTGTTCGTCATCAGTGGGGCAAACCGATTGGTTCTTTATCCAGTGCAGAATTTGAAAACATCTGCCTGACTCCTGAGGAAGCGGGAGAGATTGTGGTCACAGGTCCACATGTACTTTCCGGATATTTGCATGGAAGAGGAGATGAGGAGACGAAATTCCGCGTGGATGGAACAGTCTGGCATCGAACCGGGGATGCTGGGTACTTTGACCAATCGGGAAGATTATGGCTTCTGGGAAGAGTAGCCGCACGAATTAAAGATGAAAGGGGAGTTTTGTACCCTTTTGCTGTGGAGAGCGTGTTATCGTTTGATGAGTCGATCGGACGAACTGCTTTAACACAATATCGCGGTCGTCGTGTATTAATTGTGGAAAGAAATAGTAAGAGCTACATGACTGCTGAATTAGCTGAAATGCTAGAATGGGCAAACCTCGATGCCATTATCTATATGGATCAGATTCCAGTTGATAAGCGGCACAATGCAAAAGTGGATTATAGTCTTTTGAACAAGGCATTGGAACAAGGAAAATTTGAGCAACAAACTATTTCCGTTTGA
- a CDS encoding diacylglycerol/polyprenol kinase family protein — MSGIIPLHPWFGIVLLLAAIALLIAGLRFYQVRYQPDPEWVRKLFHMSSGTFALVAPWLFGQDWPVLVVLGFVAIVLFLFRVTRLKNGPGKILSDVSRYSFGEMYFVMSIAILLLFTEQEERVLYSISLIILTLADAIAALVGVRYGQVRYVVPEGMKSIEGSFAFFLVAFLSTHITLFLFFPMDGMANLMISITVSLLATLAESVSWGGKDNLVVPIVSFMMLKFLIVKDNAHLLLALTLALLLFILLEACRRTKVVCPQALMGISVISYVSWAIGGIDFLVVLLLHSVSSPIILKSSTELFSSKKIGLFIATYTMSFVWLFLYQQTQSEVFFFAFLIGLLAQSICFSLTEIFQSSQKRHLLIYLFLNILKNWGLTLTALVLRSGLSSEVVVHSIWAAVSMLMASGIYYLFVFKRSKAAVLIQPICAAVGSILGILLF, encoded by the coding sequence ATGAGTGGTATTATTCCCTTACATCCATGGTTCGGTATTGTGCTGCTGCTTGCCGCCATAGCATTGTTGATTGCAGGATTGCGTTTTTACCAGGTCAGGTACCAGCCTGATCCAGAATGGGTTCGTAAGCTTTTTCATATGAGCTCTGGTACATTCGCATTGGTTGCTCCATGGCTTTTTGGTCAGGATTGGCCTGTATTGGTTGTTTTAGGGTTTGTCGCAATTGTTCTATTTCTTTTCCGAGTTACTCGGCTAAAGAATGGACCCGGAAAAATCTTATCTGATGTTTCGCGTTATTCATTTGGTGAGATGTACTTTGTGATGAGTATTGCGATTCTTCTCCTTTTTACGGAACAAGAAGAACGGGTTTTGTACAGTATTTCTCTCATCATTCTCACGTTAGCTGATGCGATCGCTGCTCTTGTCGGCGTTCGCTACGGTCAGGTGAGATACGTAGTTCCCGAGGGTATGAAGAGCATAGAAGGGTCATTTGCCTTCTTTTTAGTTGCTTTTTTATCGACTCACATCACCTTATTTTTGTTTTTTCCGATGGACGGAATGGCTAATTTAATGATTTCTATTACAGTGTCACTGTTAGCCACTTTAGCTGAGTCCGTTTCCTGGGGCGGGAAGGATAATTTAGTTGTACCAATTGTGAGCTTTATGATGCTCAAGTTTCTCATCGTAAAGGACAATGCCCATTTGCTGTTGGCGCTCACTCTAGCACTCTTACTGTTTATCTTGCTTGAAGCATGCAGAAGAACGAAGGTCGTGTGTCCACAGGCTTTAATGGGAATATCAGTCATTTCGTATGTGAGCTGGGCTATTGGTGGAATAGACTTTCTAGTGGTATTGCTGCTGCATTCCGTGTCATCGCCGATTATTTTGAAGAGTTCAACTGAGCTGTTTTCCAGCAAAAAAATAGGTCTATTCATCGCCACATATACAATGAGTTTTGTATGGTTATTTTTGTACCAGCAAACACAAAGTGAAGTTTTTTTCTTCGCATTTCTGATCGGTCTATTGGCCCAATCCATTTGTTTTAGTCTCACGGAAATCTTTCAATCGTCTCAGAAAAGGCATCTGTTAATTTATCTTTTTTTAAACATTTTGAAAAACTGGGGGCTGACATTGACGGCTTTAGTGCTTCGTTCAGGTCTGAGCAGCGAAGTGGTTGTCCATTCGATTTGGGCGGCCGTAAGCATGCTTATGGCCAGCGGTATTTACTATCTCTTTGTCTTTAAAAGGTCGAAGGCAGCCGTATTAATCCAACCAATATGCGCAGCGGTTGGTTCTATTTTGGGAATTCTGCTTTTTTAA
- a CDS encoding DinB family protein, whose protein sequence is MSNVVKLRDELFHQMNVAMKSTILLLQKIKEEDWGYRPAPNMRTLHELACHLVAIPEVDLLIMQEKGEDTIRQIEQKYNRLDTAKSLAQEMEQGYQMCISYLLAMSEDEFFNKKTTPFYHEHSASQAHWFTESVTHMFHHRSQLFTYLKLRGYEVSMFDLYVE, encoded by the coding sequence ATGTCCAATGTTGTGAAGTTACGGGATGAGTTATTTCATCAGATGAACGTAGCTATGAAAAGTACAATTTTACTTCTTCAGAAGATTAAAGAAGAGGATTGGGGGTATCGACCTGCTCCGAACATGCGTACTCTACACGAATTAGCCTGTCATCTAGTAGCAATTCCTGAAGTAGACCTTCTTATTATGCAGGAGAAAGGAGAGGATACCATAAGACAGATTGAACAAAAATACAACAGATTGGATACGGCCAAGTCGCTGGCACAAGAGATGGAACAAGGATACCAGATGTGCATCTCTTATCTGTTAGCTATGTCAGAAGATGAGTTTTTCAACAAGAAAACAACTCCTTTTTATCATGAACACTCTGCTTCTCAGGCTCACTGGTTTACGGAGAGCGTTACCCATATGTTCCATCATCGCTCACAGTTATTTACTTATTTAAAATTGCGAGGATATGAGGTGAGCATGTTTGATTTGTATGTTGAATAG
- a CDS encoding cytochrome P450: MILTLPPGPNKPLYNVFRTLHNILDFIKENADKYGDVVYYPLLNERIYQLNKQELIEEVFIKKQSSFIKNDRLQAKLIKNILGEGLFTANGEHWLRNRRMMAPEFHQKRIESYGKTIIEVTNRYIENWQEGETREIKIDMLNLALDVVMKSLFGHNNTIDEGKLIQALQTILRYYAKAVMFPIPLPGYSNYKRCAKEMDDMILQLISSRRSSGIYGDDLLGMLLSMRDENGEGLDDRQIRDEVMTLIVAGHETTSAALAFAFYLLSENPDVTEKMAAEISEVLDGHLPHIQDLPNLQYTTMVVNETLRLRSPAYILLRQAAEDIQIGEYMIPKDSIVLVSQYVMHRDPRYFEDPLVFRPERWADGLEKKLPTFVYFPFGGGPRMCIGQRFAMAEAVLILATIVQRYKLTAVNQDKLEVNASITLSPKALHMVVNKRM; this comes from the coding sequence ATGATTCTTACACTTCCGCCTGGACCAAATAAACCTCTGTACAACGTGTTCCGTACTCTGCACAATATTCTGGATTTCATTAAGGAAAACGCAGACAAGTATGGAGACGTCGTGTATTATCCGTTGCTCAATGAACGCATTTATCAATTAAATAAGCAGGAGCTTATAGAAGAAGTATTTATCAAAAAACAATCGAGTTTTATAAAGAATGATCGATTACAAGCAAAGCTTATCAAAAATATTTTAGGCGAAGGTTTATTCACCGCTAACGGAGAGCATTGGCTTCGGAACCGACGGATGATGGCCCCGGAATTCCACCAAAAACGGATAGAAAGCTATGGAAAGACGATCATTGAAGTAACGAATCGTTACATTGAGAACTGGCAAGAAGGCGAAACGCGCGAAATCAAGATCGATATGCTCAATTTAGCACTTGATGTCGTAATGAAAAGTTTGTTTGGACATAACAACACCATTGACGAAGGAAAATTAATTCAGGCCTTGCAGACGATTCTAAGGTATTACGCTAAGGCAGTCATGTTCCCTATACCACTTCCAGGTTATAGTAACTATAAGCGCTGTGCAAAAGAGATGGATGACATGATTTTGCAGTTAATTTCTTCACGAAGATCATCAGGTATATATGGAGATGACTTGTTAGGAATGCTTCTTTCCATGCGCGATGAAAATGGAGAAGGACTTGATGATCGTCAAATTCGCGACGAAGTGATGACCTTGATTGTTGCAGGACATGAGACAACAAGCGCAGCGCTGGCGTTTGCTTTTTATCTTCTATCTGAAAATCCTGATGTTACAGAGAAAATGGCGGCTGAAATTAGTGAAGTGCTTGATGGTCATTTACCCCATATTCAAGATTTACCAAATCTACAATATACCACAATGGTGGTAAATGAGACCCTCCGGCTTCGTTCTCCAGCTTATATCTTGCTTCGTCAGGCTGCAGAAGACATTCAGATTGGCGAATATATGATTCCAAAAGATTCGATTGTGTTAGTTAGTCAGTATGTCATGCACCGTGATCCCCGTTATTTTGAAGACCCATTGGTATTTCGTCCAGAACGCTGGGCAGATGGGCTTGAAAAAAAATTACCGACGTTTGTCTACTTTCCCTTTGGCGGTGGACCGCGCATGTGCATTGGACAGCGATTTGCAATGGCAGAGGCCGTGTTGATTTTGGCTACCATTGTTCAACGCTACAAGCTAACAGCAGTTAATCAGGACAAGCTAGAGGTAAACGCTTCGATAACTCTATCCCCAAAAGCCTTGCATATGGTTGTAAATAAACGGATGTAA
- a CDS encoding GNAT family N-acetyltransferase has protein sequence MLKAVQVTNTKMKEEFCSLPGPSANRIDSLDESNADTHWMILDKEGVAARCSLWWSNVPAYQDHQVGVIGHYAARNAPAASELLQLCSRELAKKGCTIVIGPMDGNTWGTHRLVTKTKGDLPFFLEPNTPLEWADHFTQDGFEPLSHYISRIVDLDHRDLGEAGQEYEKKRYKQLTQHMNERGIRIRQLDLTRIDEELTRIYELSIRAFHQNFLYTEISENEFLKQYTKIVPYIKPELVLLAEHDDRLVGFMFTLPDVMQAQMGKAVDQVILKTLAVDPDYQGYKIGSFLVKAVYDLAQKLGYQRAINALMIQENRSTRFNANEGYILRDYTLFAKKLEREA, from the coding sequence ATGTTAAAAGCAGTACAGGTTACGAATACCAAGATGAAGGAAGAGTTTTGCTCACTACCAGGGCCTTCTGCAAATCGGATCGATTCTCTGGACGAATCGAATGCTGATACTCACTGGATGATACTAGACAAGGAAGGCGTAGCCGCACGCTGTTCACTATGGTGGTCAAACGTACCAGCATATCAAGATCATCAGGTTGGTGTAATAGGACACTATGCAGCGCGAAATGCTCCTGCAGCAAGTGAGCTACTACAACTGTGTTCAAGAGAATTGGCTAAAAAGGGATGTACAATCGTGATAGGCCCAATGGATGGAAATACGTGGGGGACACACCGATTGGTTACGAAAACAAAAGGAGATCTTCCTTTCTTCCTTGAGCCAAATACACCCTTGGAATGGGCCGATCATTTTACACAGGATGGCTTTGAACCGCTATCTCACTACATTTCGCGAATTGTTGATCTCGATCATAGAGATTTGGGCGAAGCGGGGCAGGAGTATGAGAAAAAACGGTACAAGCAACTGACACAGCATATGAATGAACGCGGCATTCGTATCCGGCAGTTGGATTTGACTCGAATCGATGAAGAGCTTACACGAATCTATGAACTCTCGATACGAGCTTTTCATCAAAATTTTTTGTACACCGAGATAAGTGAAAATGAATTCTTGAAACAATACACAAAGATTGTTCCATATATTAAGCCAGAACTGGTTTTGTTAGCCGAGCATGATGATCGACTGGTCGGCTTTATGTTCACCTTACCAGATGTGATGCAAGCCCAAATGGGAAAGGCGGTCGATCAGGTAATCTTAAAGACGCTGGCTGTTGATCCAGATTACCAAGGGTATAAAATAGGCTCCTTCCTCGTAAAGGCAGTCTACGATTTGGCTCAGAAGCTAGGTTATCAACGTGCGATTAATGCGTTAATGATCCAAGAAAATCGATCCACAAGGTTTAATGCGAATGAAGGCTACATTCTTCGTGATTACACCTTATTTGCTAAGAAATTGGAGAGGGAAGCATGA
- a CDS encoding helix-turn-helix transcriptional regulator: MAKTQRLIEIMMTMNAKRKFTARELAEEFKVSYRTILRDLNELSVMGVPIYSEVGAGGGYYLLQDRMLPPIFFKETEATAMFFAYQSLQFFDSLPFQTETKAALKKFYHYLPEDVKERIDQMRDRVVFWNPTYAQSSHHLEVLLEAAMDQSILTIQYDGKKGITKRRIQPIGLYSYNGFWYCPAYCLQRQAYRLFRTDRIKQAEISDPDTATLKQVQSQADCEKRAPIQNKSGKDKLRYCSIMDWLINSEQNGKNLVPFVVELTRDGTRQAKSILDLVRVVEERSDGTGWIDTRIPRAEIPFYAELVWNLGMEAMAKEPQELISYVREKITKMAEHYR; this comes from the coding sequence ATGGCAAAAACGCAACGTTTGATTGAAATTATGATGACGATGAATGCGAAGAGAAAATTCACGGCACGGGAATTGGCAGAGGAATTCAAGGTTTCGTATCGCACCATTTTACGTGACTTAAATGAACTAAGTGTAATGGGAGTTCCTATTTATTCAGAGGTGGGAGCAGGGGGTGGCTATTATTTATTACAGGATCGCATGCTACCTCCTATTTTCTTTAAAGAAACAGAAGCAACTGCTATGTTTTTTGCTTATCAATCGTTGCAATTTTTTGATTCCCTCCCCTTTCAAACAGAAACGAAAGCAGCATTAAAAAAGTTTTATCACTATCTACCAGAAGATGTGAAGGAACGTATTGACCAAATGCGAGACAGAGTTGTTTTCTGGAATCCTACGTACGCTCAATCTTCTCATCATTTAGAAGTCTTGCTTGAAGCAGCCATGGATCAATCCATTCTGACTATTCAATACGATGGTAAAAAGGGAATAACCAAGAGAAGAATTCAACCAATCGGCTTGTATAGCTACAATGGATTTTGGTATTGCCCAGCTTATTGTTTACAGCGACAAGCGTATCGACTGTTTCGGACAGATCGGATTAAGCAAGCAGAAATAAGCGATCCTGATACAGCCACTTTAAAGCAGGTTCAATCGCAAGCAGATTGTGAAAAAAGAGCCCCCATACAGAATAAATCGGGAAAGGATAAACTACGTTATTGCTCCATCATGGATTGGCTTATAAACAGTGAACAAAACGGGAAAAATCTCGTTCCTTTTGTCGTCGAGCTGACAAGAGACGGTACACGACAAGCGAAATCGATATTAGATTTAGTCCGGGTGGTTGAAGAGCGCAGCGATGGGACAGGCTGGATCGATACAAGGATTCCGCGTGCTGAAATTCCCTTCTATGCTGAGCTTGTTTGGAATCTAGGCATGGAGGCGATGGCGAAGGAGCCGCAAGAACTTATTTCTTATGTGAGGGAAAAGATTACAAAAATGGCGGAGCATTATCGGTAA